In one window of Nakamurella sp. PAMC28650 DNA:
- a CDS encoding ABC-F family ATP-binding cassette domain-containing protein: MSATLLARDLTAAHGDKMLFAGLDLVVSPGDVVGLVGVNGAGKSTLLRMLAGIDPPESGRISVSPPDATVGYLPQEVERPDGESVGQHLARRTGVALAEKAMEQATVALAEGRDGADDVYAAALERWLSLGGADLDERTDAVLADLGLVVDTAMPMTGLSGGQAARVGLAALLLSRFDVLLLDEPTNDLDLDGLDRLERFVTGQRVGMVVVSHDREFLARCVTMVVELDLAQQSVGVYEGGYDSYLAEREVGRRHAREAFEEYADRRSGLQERGRMQRAWLDAGLRKATKKKDNDKIGRNFRVEQTEKQAAKARQTDRMIERLPEVAEPRKEWELQYSIQAAPRSGTVVAVAREAVARRGEFTLGPVSLQVNVGDRIGVTGPNGSGKSTLLGVLLGRIEVTEGAAGLGSGVLLGEVDQARSLLLGPGGLLRTFGDLVPDWPESEVRTLLAKFGLKAEHVLRPAISLSPGERTRAALALLQARGVNLLVLDEPTNHLDLAAIEQLEQALQEYTGTLLLVTHDRRMLDVVSLDRRWQVERGVVTEV; encoded by the coding sequence GTGAGTGCAACCCTGCTGGCCCGCGACCTGACCGCCGCGCACGGCGACAAGATGCTGTTCGCCGGGCTCGATCTGGTGGTCTCACCGGGTGACGTGGTCGGGTTGGTCGGCGTCAACGGGGCCGGGAAATCCACCCTCCTGCGGATGCTGGCGGGTATCGACCCACCGGAGTCAGGTCGCATCTCGGTCAGCCCGCCGGACGCCACGGTCGGCTACCTGCCGCAGGAGGTCGAGCGACCGGACGGCGAGTCGGTCGGGCAGCACCTGGCCAGGCGGACCGGGGTGGCGCTCGCCGAGAAGGCCATGGAGCAAGCAACTGTGGCGCTCGCCGAGGGTAGGGATGGCGCTGATGACGTCTATGCCGCGGCGCTGGAGCGTTGGTTGTCGCTCGGCGGCGCAGATCTGGACGAGCGCACCGACGCGGTGCTGGCGGACCTCGGTCTGGTCGTCGATACCGCGATGCCGATGACGGGGCTCTCCGGCGGCCAGGCGGCCAGGGTGGGCCTGGCCGCCCTGCTGCTGTCCAGATTCGACGTACTCCTGCTCGACGAACCTACGAACGACCTGGATCTGGACGGCCTCGACCGGCTCGAACGCTTCGTCACCGGACAGCGGGTGGGCATGGTGGTGGTCTCGCACGATCGGGAGTTCCTGGCCCGCTGCGTGACGATGGTGGTGGAACTCGATCTGGCCCAGCAGAGCGTCGGGGTCTACGAGGGTGGCTACGACTCCTACCTGGCCGAGCGAGAGGTGGGTCGCCGTCATGCCCGCGAAGCCTTCGAGGAATACGCCGATCGCAGGTCCGGCCTGCAGGAGCGTGGCCGGATGCAGCGTGCCTGGCTCGATGCCGGCCTGCGCAAGGCGACGAAGAAGAAGGACAACGACAAGATCGGCCGCAATTTCCGCGTGGAGCAGACCGAGAAGCAGGCGGCTAAGGCCCGGCAGACCGACCGGATGATCGAGCGCTTGCCCGAAGTGGCCGAGCCCCGGAAGGAATGGGAGCTGCAGTACTCGATCCAGGCGGCCCCACGTTCGGGCACGGTGGTGGCGGTCGCCCGAGAGGCGGTGGCCCGGCGTGGGGAGTTCACCCTCGGTCCGGTGTCGCTGCAGGTGAACGTCGGGGATCGGATCGGTGTCACCGGTCCCAACGGGAGCGGGAAGTCGACTCTCCTCGGCGTCCTGCTCGGCCGGATCGAAGTGACCGAGGGCGCAGCGGGTCTCGGCTCCGGCGTGTTGCTCGGTGAGGTGGATCAGGCCCGCAGTCTCCTGCTCGGACCGGGCGGTCTGCTGCGCACCTTCGGCGACCTCGTCCCGGACTGGCCGGAATCCGAGGTCCGGACCCTGCTCGCCAAGTTCGGGCTGAAGGCCGAACACGTGCTGCGACCGGCTATCTCGCTGTCGCCGGGCGAGCGGACCAGAGCGGCCCTCGCGCTGCTGCAGGCGCGAGGCGTCAACCTGCTGGTGCTCGACGAACCGACCAACCATCTCGACCTCGCGGCGATCGAGCAACTGGAGCAGGCACTGCAGGAGTACACCGGCACGCTGCTGCTCGTGACGCACGACCGCCGGATGCTCGACGTGGTCAGCCTCGATCGCCGTTGGCAGGTCGAGCGCGGTGTGGTCACCGAGGTCTGA
- a CDS encoding ISL3 family transposase: protein MRGVTIWRKLLGVEQLQVCDVAWEEADDRQVLVVSVRATKGARSRCSRCRRRRPGYDQGGGTRRWRSLDWGSTMVFLQAAAPRVNCRTHGVVVAAVPWARPGARATRAFEDQCAWLAAHTASSVVAQLMRTSWRHVSAIIEHVVADGLAGRDVLAGLQRIGIDEISHRKGQRYLTCVVDQDSGRLVWAAPGRNSDTLGRFFDQLGPERAAALTHVSADGAQWIHDTVTVRAPQAVLGLDPFHVVGWATRQLDNVRRQTWNMLRGNSSSAQASSVKGSRWALLKNPADLSPEQRGSVASIAKTNRNLYRAYLLKEQLRAVFQVKGQGGRELLAGWIAWASRSQLPGFIALAATLKRFQQLIWNTLIHQMSNAQSEATNTHLRALTRRSYGFHSPEALIAMAMLTRGGLCPPLPGR, encoded by the coding sequence GTGCGCGGTGTAACGATATGGCGAAAGCTGCTCGGTGTCGAGCAACTGCAGGTGTGCGATGTGGCGTGGGAGGAGGCCGACGACCGGCAGGTGCTGGTCGTTTCGGTGCGTGCGACGAAGGGCGCCCGGAGCAGGTGCAGTCGATGCCGGCGTAGACGGCCGGGCTATGACCAGGGCGGCGGAACCCGGCGGTGGCGGTCGCTGGACTGGGGGTCGACGATGGTATTCCTGCAGGCTGCGGCTCCGCGGGTGAACTGCCGGACGCACGGGGTGGTCGTCGCGGCGGTGCCGTGGGCCCGACCCGGCGCGCGGGCAACCCGAGCGTTTGAAGACCAGTGCGCGTGGTTGGCGGCGCACACCGCTTCGTCGGTGGTGGCGCAGTTGATGCGGACGTCGTGGCGGCACGTGAGCGCAATCATCGAGCACGTCGTCGCCGACGGTTTGGCCGGCCGGGACGTGCTCGCGGGGCTGCAGCGGATCGGCATCGATGAAATCTCCCACCGCAAAGGCCAGCGGTATCTGACGTGCGTGGTCGATCAAGACTCCGGCAGATTGGTGTGGGCCGCACCGGGCCGCAACAGCGACACCCTGGGTCGGTTCTTCGACCAACTCGGCCCAGAACGGGCGGCGGCGTTGACGCACGTCTCGGCCGACGGGGCGCAGTGGATCCACGACACAGTGACGGTCCGGGCCCCGCAGGCGGTGTTGGGGTTGGATCCTTTTCATGTTGTGGGGTGGGCCACCCGGCAGTTGGACAATGTGCGTCGTCAAACGTGGAACATGCTGCGGGGCAACAGTAGCTCCGCGCAGGCGTCGTCGGTGAAGGGCAGCCGCTGGGCATTGCTGAAAAACCCGGCGGACCTGTCCCCGGAGCAACGCGGGTCGGTCGCCTCGATCGCGAAGACCAACCGAAATTTGTATCGGGCGTATCTGCTGAAGGAGCAACTGCGGGCCGTGTTCCAGGTCAAGGGCCAGGGCGGCCGGGAACTGTTGGCCGGGTGGATCGCCTGGGCCAGCCGCTCCCAACTGCCCGGGTTCATCGCCCTGGCCGCAACGTTGAAGCGGTTCCAGCAGCTGATCTGGAACACCCTGATCCACCAGATGAGCAACGCTCAGTCCGAGGCCACCAACACTCACCTACGGGCCTTGACCCGCCGGTCCTACGGCTTTCACAGCCCAGAAGCGTTGATAGCCATGGCGATGCTTACCAGAGGCGGGTTATGCCCGCCGCTACCAGGCCGCTAA
- a CDS encoding amino acid permease, with translation MTAVAENTDTRASSDLGEFGYHQQLHRSIGTYASFAAGFSFVSILTTIFQLFGFGYSFAGPVFFWTWPAVFLGQLMVALCFAELAARYPISGAIYQWSRRLGGHIVGWFAGWTMILAQIVTVAAAAIAMQAVLPAIWSGFQMVGGDPNPTTKTGAENAIILGVIVLTVTTFINSVAVRVMARINAIGVTAELIGVVLLCIALFSKAKRGPGIVLNTQGLSGGLFGSLLVASLMAAYVMVGFDSAGELSEETHNPRKTAPRSILRALTISAAGGTLLLIGALMAAPEANDPNISSQGLAYVITSRLGDTLGRVFLADVVFAAFVCTLAIQTATTRMIFSMSRDEVLPFSKQLGRVSKSGAIAVASVVVGLLSVGLLLVNLGQAGVFTALTSTCIVLLYLAYLLVTVPMLVRRINGSWGAMPAQTDDTGKSIFTLGRFGFVVNILAVLFGLAMMINLAWPRPEVYGTSPVLQYFALLFLGIVVVGGFLVFTGKKRAYRAAIGHEMPLADVTSPATS, from the coding sequence ATGACCGCCGTTGCTGAGAACACCGACACCCGTGCGTCCTCCGATCTCGGTGAGTTCGGGTACCACCAACAACTCCACCGATCGATCGGCACCTACGCCTCCTTCGCGGCCGGGTTCTCGTTCGTCTCCATCCTCACCACCATCTTCCAGTTGTTCGGTTTCGGATACTCCTTCGCCGGACCGGTGTTCTTCTGGACCTGGCCGGCCGTCTTCCTCGGTCAGTTGATGGTCGCCCTCTGCTTCGCCGAACTCGCTGCGCGGTACCCGATCTCGGGTGCGATCTACCAGTGGTCGCGTCGGCTCGGCGGCCACATCGTCGGATGGTTCGCCGGCTGGACGATGATCCTGGCCCAGATCGTCACGGTGGCAGCGGCAGCCATCGCCATGCAGGCGGTGCTGCCGGCCATCTGGTCCGGGTTCCAGATGGTCGGCGGTGACCCGAATCCCACCACGAAGACGGGCGCCGAGAACGCGATCATCCTCGGCGTCATCGTGCTGACCGTCACCACGTTCATCAATTCTGTCGCCGTCCGGGTGATGGCCAGGATCAACGCCATCGGCGTCACCGCCGAGCTCATCGGTGTCGTGCTCCTGTGCATCGCGCTGTTCTCGAAGGCCAAGCGAGGTCCCGGGATCGTGCTCAACACGCAGGGTCTGTCCGGTGGGCTGTTCGGCTCGCTGCTGGTCGCCTCGTTGATGGCCGCCTACGTGATGGTCGGCTTCGACTCGGCCGGCGAGTTGTCCGAGGAAACCCACAATCCGCGGAAGACCGCTCCCCGCAGCATCCTTCGGGCCCTGACGATCTCGGCCGCCGGCGGCACCCTGCTGCTGATCGGCGCGCTGATGGCCGCCCCGGAGGCCAACGACCCGAACATCTCCAGCCAGGGCCTGGCCTACGTCATCACCAGTCGGCTGGGCGACACCCTGGGCCGCGTCTTCCTGGCGGACGTCGTCTTCGCCGCGTTCGTCTGCACACTGGCCATCCAGACGGCCACCACCCGGATGATCTTCTCCATGTCGCGCGACGAGGTCCTGCCGTTCTCCAAGCAGCTGGGCCGTGTCTCCAAGAGCGGAGCCATCGCGGTGGCCTCGGTCGTCGTGGGCCTGCTCTCCGTCGGCCTGCTGCTGGTCAACCTCGGCCAGGCGGGTGTCTTCACCGCCCTGACCAGCACCTGCATCGTCCTGCTGTACCTGGCCTACCTGTTGGTGACGGTGCCGATGCTCGTCCGGCGCATCAACGGCTCGTGGGGCGCCATGCCGGCGCAGACCGACGACACCGGCAAGTCGATCTTCACCCTCGGCCGGTTCGGGTTCGTCGTGAACATCCTCGCGGTGCTGTTCGGGCTCGCGATGATGATCAACCTGGCCTGGCCGCGGCCGGAGGTCTACGGGACGAGCCCCGTGCTGCAGTACTTCGCCCTCCTCTTCCTGGGGATCGTCGTCGTCGGCGGATTCCTGGTGTTCACCGGGAAGAAGCGCGCCTACCGTGCGGCGATCGGGCACGAGATGCCGCTGGCCGACGTGACTTCGCCGGCCACTTCATGA